A single window of Streptomyces sudanensis DNA harbors:
- the cydB gene encoding cytochrome d ubiquinol oxidase subunit II, translated as MELHTVWFVLIAVLWTGYFFLEGFDFGVGILTRLLARDRPEKRVLINTIGPVWDGNEVWLLTAGGATFAAFPDWYATLFSGFYLPLLVILLCLIVRGVAFEYRAKRPEHRWQHNWERAIFWTSLVPSVLWGVAFGNIVRGVEIDASKEYVGTLFDLLNPYALLGGLVTLTLFTFHGAVFTALKTVGDIRARARKLAWAVGLVAAVAAVAFLTWTQAARGDGTSLVAMTTAVAALAGAVGAVRAGREGWSFALSGIAIAAAVAMLFLTLFPNVMPSSLNPDWSLTVDNASSSPYTLKIMTWCAAVATPLVLLYQGWTYWVFRKRIGVQHIAD; from the coding sequence ATGGAACTCCACACCGTCTGGTTCGTCCTCATAGCCGTCCTGTGGACCGGCTACTTCTTCCTGGAGGGCTTCGACTTCGGCGTCGGCATCCTCACCAGGCTGCTCGCCCGCGATCGGCCCGAGAAGCGGGTCCTCATCAACACCATCGGCCCCGTCTGGGACGGCAACGAGGTCTGGCTGCTCACCGCCGGCGGCGCCACCTTCGCGGCCTTCCCGGACTGGTACGCCACCCTCTTCTCCGGCTTCTACCTGCCGCTCCTCGTCATCCTGCTCTGCCTGATCGTGCGGGGCGTCGCCTTCGAGTACCGGGCCAAGCGGCCCGAGCACCGCTGGCAGCACAACTGGGAGCGGGCCATCTTCTGGACCTCCCTCGTCCCCTCCGTGCTGTGGGGTGTGGCCTTCGGCAACATCGTGCGGGGTGTCGAGATCGACGCGTCGAAGGAGTATGTCGGCACCCTCTTCGACCTGCTCAACCCGTACGCCCTGCTCGGCGGGCTGGTCACCCTGACCCTCTTCACCTTCCACGGGGCGGTGTTCACCGCACTGAAGACCGTCGGTGACATCCGGGCGCGGGCCAGGAAGCTGGCGTGGGCCGTGGGCCTGGTCGCCGCCGTCGCCGCCGTGGCCTTCCTCACCTGGACGCAGGCGGCGCGCGGCGACGGTACGAGCCTGGTCGCGATGACCACCGCCGTGGCCGCGCTCGCCGGTGCGGTCGGGGCCGTCAGGGCGGGGCGCGAGGGATGGTCCTTTGCGCTGTCCGGCATCGCCATCGCCGCGGCGGTCGCCATGCTGTTCCTGACGCTCTTCCCGAATGTCATGCCGTCCTCGCTCAACCCGGACTGGAGCCTGACCGTGGACAACGCCTCCTCCAGCCCGTACACCCTGAAGATCATGACCTGGTGCGCCGCGGTCGCCACCCCGCTCGTCCTCCTGTACCAGGGCTGGACCTACTGGGTGTTCCGCAAGCGCATCGGCGTGCAGCACATCGCCGACTAG
- the cydD gene encoding thiol reductant ABC exporter subunit CydD: MFHVKPIDPRLLRYARATRFLLLALVLLGLVGAVLVIAQAMLVAEIVVGAFQGGAAVDDLTPALLLLAAVAVGRGLVAWLTELAAHRAGAAVKSELRGRLLGRAAALGPGWLSGQRTGSLVALATRGVDALDDYFARYLPQLGLAVVVPVAVLARIVTEDWVSAAVIVVTLPLIPLFMILIGWATQARMDRQWRLLSRLAGHFLDVVAGLPTLKVFGRAKAQAESIRSITEQYRQATLRTLRIAFLSSFALELLSTLSVALVAVGVGMRLVHGTLDLYTGLVILVLAPEAYLPLRQVGTQYHAAAEGLAAAEEVFAVLEAPVRRAGTEVLPEGPVRIELDAVTVRHAGRAEPSPDRASFVVEPGETVALVGPSGVGKSTLLNVVLGFTAPDEGTVRAGGVDVAALDPERWRERVAWVPQRPYLFAGTIAENVRLARPGADDDAVRAALREAGADFVADLADGIGTVLGEDGAGLSAGQRQRLALARAFLADRPVVLLDEPTAALDGATEEAVVEAVRRLAAGRTVLLVVHRPALLAVADRVVALRPGAAGSGAG, encoded by the coding sequence ATGTTTCACGTGAAACCCATCGACCCGCGACTGCTCCGGTACGCCCGGGCCACCCGCTTCCTCCTGCTGGCGCTGGTCCTCCTCGGCCTGGTCGGGGCGGTGCTGGTGATCGCCCAGGCGATGCTCGTCGCCGAGATCGTCGTCGGCGCCTTCCAGGGCGGCGCGGCCGTCGACGACCTGACTCCCGCGCTCCTCCTGCTCGCCGCGGTCGCCGTGGGCCGGGGACTGGTGGCCTGGCTGACCGAACTGGCGGCCCACCGCGCCGGTGCGGCGGTCAAGTCCGAGCTGCGCGGCCGGCTGCTGGGGCGGGCCGCCGCCCTCGGGCCCGGCTGGCTGAGCGGTCAGCGGACCGGGTCCCTGGTGGCGCTGGCCACACGGGGCGTGGACGCGCTGGACGACTACTTCGCCCGCTACCTCCCCCAGCTCGGCCTCGCCGTCGTCGTCCCGGTGGCCGTCCTCGCGCGCATCGTCACCGAGGACTGGGTGTCGGCCGCCGTCATCGTGGTGACGCTGCCGCTGATCCCGCTCTTCATGATTCTCATCGGCTGGGCCACGCAGGCGCGCATGGACCGGCAGTGGAGGCTGTTGTCCCGGTTGGCGGGCCACTTCCTCGACGTGGTGGCCGGGCTGCCGACCCTGAAGGTGTTCGGCCGGGCGAAGGCGCAGGCCGAGTCGATCCGCTCCATCACCGAGCAGTACCGGCAGGCGACGCTCCGCACCCTGCGGATCGCCTTCCTGTCGTCGTTCGCGCTGGAACTGCTGTCGACGCTGTCGGTGGCGCTGGTGGCCGTCGGCGTCGGCATGCGCCTCGTCCACGGCACCCTCGACCTCTACACCGGCCTGGTGATCCTCGTCCTCGCGCCCGAGGCGTACCTGCCGCTGCGCCAGGTCGGTACGCAGTACCACGCCGCGGCGGAGGGGCTGGCGGCGGCCGAGGAGGTCTTCGCGGTCCTGGAGGCGCCGGTGCGGCGGGCCGGGACGGAGGTGCTGCCCGAGGGGCCGGTGCGGATCGAGCTGGACGCGGTGACCGTGCGGCATGCGGGCCGCGCCGAGCCGTCGCCGGACCGGGCGTCGTTCGTGGTCGAGCCGGGTGAGACGGTGGCCCTGGTCGGGCCGAGCGGCGTCGGCAAGTCCACGCTGCTGAACGTGGTGCTGGGCTTCACCGCTCCCGACGAGGGGACCGTGCGGGCCGGAGGCGTGGACGTCGCGGCGCTGGACCCGGAGCGGTGGCGGGAGCGGGTGGCCTGGGTGCCGCAGCGGCCGTACCTGTTCGCCGGGACGATCGCCGAGAACGTGCGCCTGGCCAGGCCCGGTGCGGATGACGACGCCGTGCGGGCCGCGCTGCGGGAGGCCGGCGCCGACTTCGTCGCCGACCTGGCGGACGGCATCGGCACGGTGCTCGGCGAGGACGGCGCCGGGCTGTCGGCCGGGCAGCGGCAGCGGCTCGCCCTGGCGCGGGCGTTCCTCGCGGACCGGCCCGTGGTGCTCCTCGACGAGCCGACCGCCGCGCTGGACGGCGCGACCGAGGAAGCCGTCGTGGAGGCGG
- a CDS encoding cytochrome ubiquinol oxidase subunit I yields the protein MDLALAPETLARWQFGITTVYHFLFVPLTISLAALTAGLQTAWVRTDKEKYLRATRFWGKLFLINIAMGVVTGIVQEFQFGMNWSDYSRFVGDVFGAPLAFEALIAFFFESTFIGLWIFGWDKLPKRVHLACIWMVSAGTVLSAYFILAANSWMQHPVGYRIDQESGRAELTDFWAVLSQNTTLTQVFHTMTAAFLTGGAFMVGIAALHLARRKHVPVMKTSLRLGLVTVVVAGLLTAISGDLLGKVMFKQQPMKMAAAEALWNGEAPAPFSVFAYGDVDEGHNKVAVEIPGVLSFLANGDLSSYVPGINDTNAAEQEKHGPGDYRPNIPVAYWSFRWMIGFGMASFGLGLLGLWLTRRRFLLPRALRVGEDDVPHLVLFKKPLSHRLTRMYWLTALWTLAFPLIASSWGWIFTEMGRQPWAVYGVFRTRDAVSPGTSQAEVLTSMIAFTLLYAALAVIEVRLLVKYVKAGPPELTAADLDPPTRIGGHDRDADRPMAFSY from the coding sequence GTGGATCTGGCTCTGGCGCCGGAGACGCTGGCGCGGTGGCAGTTCGGCATCACCACCGTCTACCACTTCCTCTTCGTCCCCCTGACCATCTCGCTCGCCGCGCTCACCGCCGGTCTCCAGACCGCGTGGGTGCGCACCGACAAGGAGAAGTACCTCCGGGCCACCCGGTTCTGGGGAAAGCTCTTCCTGATCAACATCGCGATGGGTGTGGTCACCGGCATCGTGCAGGAGTTCCAGTTCGGGATGAACTGGTCGGACTACTCACGATTCGTCGGTGACGTCTTCGGCGCACCACTCGCCTTCGAGGCGCTGATCGCGTTCTTCTTCGAGTCGACCTTCATCGGCCTGTGGATCTTCGGCTGGGACAAGCTGCCGAAGCGCGTCCACCTCGCCTGCATATGGATGGTGTCGGCGGGCACCGTCCTCTCCGCCTACTTCATCCTGGCCGCCAACTCCTGGATGCAGCACCCGGTCGGTTACCGGATCGACCAGGAGTCGGGGCGCGCCGAGCTGACCGACTTCTGGGCCGTGCTGAGCCAGAACACCACCCTCACCCAGGTCTTCCACACCATGACCGCGGCCTTCCTGACGGGCGGCGCGTTCATGGTCGGCATCGCCGCCCTCCACCTGGCCCGCCGGAAGCACGTCCCGGTGATGAAGACCTCACTGCGCCTGGGCCTGGTCACCGTGGTGGTCGCGGGACTGCTGACCGCGATCAGCGGCGACCTGCTCGGCAAGGTGATGTTCAAGCAGCAGCCCATGAAGATGGCCGCCGCCGAGGCGCTGTGGAACGGCGAGGCCCCCGCCCCGTTCTCCGTCTTCGCCTACGGCGACGTCGACGAGGGCCACAACAAGGTCGCCGTCGAGATCCCGGGAGTGCTGTCGTTCCTGGCCAACGGGGACCTCTCCTCGTACGTGCCCGGCATCAACGACACCAACGCGGCCGAGCAGGAGAAGCACGGGCCCGGCGACTACCGGCCCAACATCCCCGTCGCCTACTGGTCGTTCCGCTGGATGATCGGCTTCGGCATGGCCTCCTTCGGGCTCGGCCTGCTGGGACTCTGGCTGACCCGCAGGAGGTTCCTCCTGCCGCGGGCCCTGCGCGTCGGCGAGGACGACGTGCCCCACCTCGTCCTCTTCAAAAAGCCCCTCTCCCACCGGCTGACCAGGATGTACTGGCTCACCGCCCTGTGGACGCTGGCCTTCCCCCTGATAGCGAGCTCCTGGGGCTGGATCTTCACCGAGATGGGCCGCCAGCCCTGGGCCGTGTACGGCGTGTTCCGCACCCGCGACGCGGTCTCCCCCGGCACCTCCCAGGCCGAGGTCCTGACTTCGATGATCGCCTTCACCCTGCTCTACGCGGCGCTCGCGGTGATCGAGGTCCGGCTGCTCGTGAAGTACGTCAAGGCCGGTCCCCCGGAGCTCACCGCAGCCGACCTCGACCCGCCCACCAGGATCGGCGGCCACGACCGTGACGCCGACCGCCCCATGGCCTTCTCGTACTGA